The following proteins are encoded in a genomic region of Corylus avellana chromosome ca4, CavTom2PMs-1.0:
- the LOC132179301 gene encoding gallate 1-beta-glucosyltransferase-like produces MTSSTAPSTHVLLVSFPAQGHINPLLRLGNRLAAKGMFVTFSTTESIGKNMRKANNNISDQATPVGEGFIRFEFFQDGWEEDDPRRKRMEDYVPQLELAGNDALRQIIKKHAKDHPISCLINNSFIPWVCDVATDLGIPNAVLWVQSCASFSTYYHYHHNLVPFPSESEPKIDVQLPCMPLLNYDEVPEFLHPSSPLKFLGRLILGQFKNLSKPFCILMDTFKQLEPETIDYMSSLCKIKPVGPLFINPNTSIRGDFLKPDDCIEWLDSKPQASVVYISFGSLALIGQEQADELAYGLLNSGISFLWVMKPPQKDSIFKMNVLPDGFLERVGNRGKVIQWSPQEEVLAHPSVARFVTHCGWNSSVEALTLGVPVVTFPQWGDQVINAKFLVDVFGVGVRLSRGLAENRLILRDEVEKCLLEATAGPKAVEMKQYALKWKAAAAEAVAVGGSSDQNIQSFVDEIRKRSCGAVNSTSTTQ; encoded by the coding sequence ATGACGAGTTCTACAGCTCCCAGTACTCATGTGCTTCTTGTGTCTTTCCCAGCCCAAGGCCATATTAACCCTTTGCTCAGACTAGGCAACAGACTTGCTGCAAAGGGCATGTTTGTCACCTTCTCTACAACCGAAAGCATAGGCAAAAATATGCGAAAAGCCAACAACAACATCTCCGACCAAGCCACTCCAGTGGGGGAGGGTTTTATAAGGTTTGAATTTTTCCAAGATGGTTGGGAAGAGGACGACCCTAGACGAAAAAGAATGGAAGACTACGTGCCTCAGCTTGAGCTTGCTGGAAACGACGCACTTCGccaaataatcaaaaaacaCGCCAAGGATCATCCGATTTCGTGTCTTATAAACAACTCCTTTATCCCATGGGTTTGTGACGTGGCAACTGATCTTGGCATCCCTAATGCCGTCCTCTGGGTTCAATCCTGTGCATCCTTTTCCACTTATTATCACTATCACCATAATCTAGTGCCTTTCCCATCTGAATCCGAGCCCAAGATCGATGTTCAACTCCCCTGCATGCCTCTTTTAAATTACGATGAAGTCCCTGAATTCCTGCACCCTTCTAGTCCATTAAAGTTTCTTGGGAGGCTCATTCTAGGCCAGTTCAAGAACTTATCCAAACCATTCTGCATATTGATGGACACATTCAAGCAGCTCGAGCCCGAGACCATTGATTACATGTCAAGCCTCTGCAAGATCAAGCCTGTGGGCCCCTTATTCATAAACCCAAACACAAGTATACGTGGCGACTTCTTGAAGCCTGATGATTGCATCGAGTGGCTCGACTCCAAGCCCCAAGCATCCGTCGTGTACATCTCCTTTGGCAGCCTTGCCCTCATAGGACAAGAACAAGCGGATGAGCTTGCTTACGGGCTCTTAAATTCTGGGATCTCTTTCTTATGGGTAATGAAACCACCTCAAAAGGATTCCATTTTCAAGATGAATGTTCTTCCCGACGGGTTTCTGGAAAGAGTTGGGAATAGAGGGAAGGTGATACAATGGAGTCCGCAAGAAGAGGTGTTAGCTCACCCTTCAGTTGCACGTTTCGTAACCCACTGCGGGTGGAACTCCTCTGTGGAAGCCCTCACCTTAGGCGTGCCGGTGGTGACATTTCCTCAATGGGGTGATCAGGTTATTAATGCAAAGTTCTTGGTGGATGTGTTTGGAGTGGGGGTGAGATTATCCCGTGGCCTGGCAGAAAACAGGTTGATCTTGAGAGATGAAGTTGAGAAATGCTTGCTGGAGGCAACGGCGGGCCCCAAGGCAGTGGAAATGAAGCAATATGCATTGAAATGGAAGGCGGCAGCCGCGGAGGCGGTGGCAGTGGGTGGCTCCTCCGACCAGAATATTCAATCATTTGTTGACGAGATTAGAAAGAGATCATGTGGTGCTGTGAATTCCACGTCAACCACTCAATAA